Below is a genomic region from Candidatus Lernaella stagnicola.
GGCAGGCATCGGGTTCATGTCGTTCCTCCGTTAGTCGGCGATTCACTTCGCGGCGCGGAATGCAGTGTAGCGGACTAAGCCTTCTTCGCCCAACGCTCGACGCGGGCCGCGTAGGGCAGCCATTGCTTTTCGAACTCGGAGGCCACTTTGCCCGCTATCCTTTTCCCGACGACCGGAATCGGAATCTCGATGTCGACGGTCAGATCCATGTCGGTTTTGCCGCCCTTCTCGGTCAGACGATAGGCGCCGGAAATTGTAACGCGCTTCGCGTGCTTGCCGCCGCCCTTCCATACCCAGGTTCCGACACGCGTCGCCAGGTTCCACTGAACGATGGTCAGGTTGTGTTCCACAGTGCTTTTATCCACGCCGGTCAAGCCGATGGCATACGCGTCGACGTGGATTTCGAAGTCGTGTTCGGCGTCGGTTTGGATCAGATCCCTGATTTCCACGTTCAGCGCGTCACGGCTTTTTTCGCTTTCCTCGATCATTTCCGGGTTGCGAATCGCGGCCATAACGGCTTCGACCGGGGCATCGATGGTAAAGGTTCCGGAGATTTGCACAGCTCGTTTCCTTTCTGCTGATTTCGGTGCCGGATGGAGTCCCAACAAACCGCCTATTGATAACACAATTTCGCCGTCGATTTCACGGTCGTTCCACAGCATGGTTGATAATGGGATTCTTGCGGGAGTCGGTCGCCCCGTACCGCCTTCGTTCGCGTTTAAAAAACAGAACGGACGCGACATACGCCGCGCCCGCCCCTGACTCCTAAAGGGTAACCGTTACCGGTCCAATGGAGGGAAAGATCCTATCTTCTCTACCCATTCTCCAAAAAACGAATCTCTTTTTAAGAGCGTTCGACCGTGTCGCCACGACCAACTGGGAGCAGACGGGTAACCGCCTGCTCCCCGCCTTCCTACCGCAGGAATCCAATTCGCCGTCGCGTGTCCGATACGATTTACTCGTTTTTTGTGCAATCACCGTTCCACGTTCCGGGACAAAAGAATAACTGTCGGATAATTCCTGTTATTTTCTTGATTGTGCGAACGCCGGCTCGAATCAAACCCTCATAACAAAAGTGATTGATCTCGAGCTGTGGCCAAGATTCGATTTTGTTCTCAATAGTTATTTTTTATTGCGAAAGCAGAGGTATAACTTTTGTCATATCCCTTTTGACACGTAGTATTGCGGCTAGTCCAGCTGGCGCTTGATCGCTTTGCTCAGCCCGGGTTGCGAGATTCCCAACAATTTCGCGGCGAGAGTCTGGTTCTGTCCGGCACGCCGCATGGCTTCGTCGATGAGTAATTGCTGCGCCTTTTTAAGGGTGGGTAGCTGTTCAAAAAGCGCGAAGGGACTCTGCCCCTGAGCGACTTCCGGCGGCGGCATTTCACCTTGGGCGCTACGTCTTTTATCAATGTATTCGCTGATTTGTTTCATCGACAGCATGCGCGATTTATGGCGGCTCACGGCATCCAGGATCATCGATTCAAGTTCGCGAACATTCCCGGGAAAATGGTATGTGGCCAGAAGTGAATTCAGTTCGCGCGGCGGTGTCGGCTTGGGTTTGTTCAATTCGTCCGCCGCTTTCTGGAGAAAATGGTCGACCAGCAACGGCAGGTCGTCGAGCCGGTCGATCAGGGGCGGGATATGAACGTGATGCGTTTGTAGGCGGTAGAAGAGATCGCTACGAAACGCGCCTTCGGCTTTCATTTTCTCCAAGTCGCGATTGGTGGCCACGATGATTCGGGCGTTGGACTGCCGCGGCACGTCGGCGCCCAGCGGGAAGAATTCGCGCTCCTGCAATAGGCGCAGCAACTTGACCTGGCTTTCCGGCCGCAATTCGCCGATCTCGTCCAGGAAGAGCGTGCCCTTGGCAGCCGCTTGCACGAGGCCGTCACGGGCGCGGTCGGCGCCGGTATACGAGCCCCGCAAATGTCCGAATAACGTGTCGGAGAACATGTTGTCGTCCAGACCCGAAACGTTCACCGTAATCATCTCGCCGGTGGCTTTGCTGCACCGGTGAAGGGCCCGTGCGATCAGTTCCTTGCCGACGCCCGTCTCGCCGGTGATAAGAACCGGCATCGAGGATTGCGCGATGGTCTCCACGTACTGGAAGATTGATTGCATCTGTGCGTTTCGGCAGATAATTCCGGCAAAGGCTTCTGGATTTTCCAAATCACCGGCCAACACGCGCTTACGAAAAGACAAGTATTCGCGGCGCAATTCCCTTAGTTCGATGGCGCGTTTCACGCCGGTGACCAGCCGGCCCTCTTCCACGGGTTTGACCATGTAGTCGAAAGCCCCGGCTTTGATGCACTTCACGGCCGTGTCGACATCATCGACGCCCGTGACGACGATCACCGGCAGGTCCGCATACTGCGCGACGATTTCGTGCAATAGTTTCTCGCCCGATTTTCCCGGCATCGACAAATCCAACAACACGACGCTGTATTCCTGTTCGGCCAGTAGGCCCATCACCTCGGCGCTGTTTTGGCAGCCTACCGTTCGCGTGAGACCTGCTGTTTCCAGCGTGAATGTGAATCCGTTAATCGCGGCGATCTCGTCATCCACGATCAGAATCGGCAGGCTTGGATACGCCGTATGCGGCATCTACGCTTCCCCCTTCCGGTGGGCCGGTTTCATCGGCGGCAGCGTGACGGTCGCCACGGTCCCCCGCATCGGTTTGCTTTCGAATTCCAACCGGCCGTTGTGATCGGCGACGATCTTGGCACTGATCGACAGCCCCAAGCCGGTGCCGCCGGCGCTGCGTTTGGTCGTGAAGAAGGGATCGATGATGTGGACCAGATCTTCCTCGGCGATGCCGACGCCGCCGTCTTTGACTTCAATCGTAATATCGCCTTTCGGATTCTCGTGCGTTGATAGGACGATGGGCGTTTCGTCGTCGGCGACCGCCTGACACGCGTTTTGCAGCAGATTGATCACGACCTGCTCCAAACGCTGAAAACTGCCTTGGACCGACGGCAAATCGTCGCCGTACTCCACGCGAAATTCGTGCGTGGCGTTCTTGATCATGTTTTGCAGCAATTCGATGGCCGAGCGGACGACCTCGTTGACCTCCACCGGCTGTTTGACCTGACTCGGTCGACCGCCGGCGTAGTCGCGCAATTCATCGACAATCGCCTTGATGCGCTTGCTCCCTTCAATAATGTTGACGAACATGATCGCCATCTGTTCGCGTCGCACCGAGTAGTTGCGACCCGCCAGTAAAAAATCGCCGTGTTCTTCACAGTAGCGATCCAGCAGCGGCAGCACATCGTGACAGATGGTCCGCAAGGGGCCGACGTTGGCCACGATAAACTGGTTCGGATTGTTGATTTCGTGCGCCACGCCGGAGACAAGATGGCCCAGGGTGATCATTTTGTCGGCCTGGATCATCTGCTGCTCGTGCATACGCGCCGCTTCCTCCGCGCGATGTTGTTGCGTGATTTCGTCGCCGACCTCTACCACGCCCACCACGGCCCCCGTTTCGTCCAGTACCGGGTTCGATTCAATACGCCACACACGGGAGTCGCCCATCGAATAGACATCGGCTCGCTGCGGCCTCCCGGTCGATAGCGCCAGGCGTGTCGGGCAGCAATCACAGACATGTCGGCGTTCCAACCAGATTTCACTGCACTGGCGGCCCACCATCTCGTCGGCCGGCATTCCATTGCGGTCCAAGGCCGCTTGATTGGCCCACACGACGCGCAAATCGCCGTCCAAGTGGACGATCTCTTCGGACACCGAACTGAGGATCAGCGCTTTCTCCGCTTCGGAATCGCGAAGCGCCTGCTCGAAACGCCGGCGTGTGGTGATGTCCTCCGCCGCGCCGTACATGCGCACCGCACGCCCCTCTTTCTGCTCGATGATCGGCCGGCCGGTCAATCGCAGCCAGCGTACTTCGCCCGTCTTCGTTTTGATGCGTAATTCGGTCGTGTCCGCGTTGCCGGACATCAAGCGCTCGGCATGGGCCACCGCTAAGTGGGCGTCGTCGGGGTGAACGATACGTTGCCACGACGCGGTAAACGAGATGTCTTCCGGCGCGTAGCCGGTCGTGCGGTAGAAGGCTTCGGTGACCCATTCAAAGACTGGTTCACCATCGTCGGAAATCCGCAAAGAATAGGCGTAATCGGAGGTCATTTCGGAAATGATGCGGTACCGCTCTTCGCTAAGCTGTAACGCTTGTTCGGCCCGCTTTCGTTCGGTGATATCCACCGCGACACCGATGAGCGCCTCGACCTCTCCGCGTTCGTTCCGCAGTGTGTTAATTGACAAATCAGCCCAAATCGCGCAGCCGTCACGCCGCACGAAACGGAGCTCTAAGCGCATATCGGCGAGCACGCCGTCCAGTAGTTGCTGCGCCCGCTCGCGGCCCAGTTCACGGTCTTCGGCGGGCAGCACGTCTTCGATTAGTAACCGCAGTACATCATCCCGCGAGTATTGCATCACCTCCAACCACTTGTTATTGACCTGCACGAAACGCTGTTCGTGATCGATAACGCAGATCGCGGTGGCCGCGTTGTTGAAAATCGCCTGCAGCCTTTCCTGGCTGCGGCGTATCTCGTTGCCGGCCCATTTTCGTTCGCTGATGTCGCGGATCAACGCCAGCGCCGCCGGTTCGCCTTCGTAGTCGATCGGCACAACGACGGCCTCGACGTCGATCACCGAGCCATCCAAGCGCACACCCCGCGTCTCGGTCGGCAGTACCTTGCGGCGCTCATTGAAAATGACGGACCAGCGTTGGGCGATGATCTCCCGATCCTCCGGATGAACGACGTCCATCACGTTGTGCCCCAACAAATCTCGCGGCTTCTCGGCGCCGTACAGCTTTGCGGCCGCGGGATTGACGAACAAAAATTCGCCGTTTCGGTGCACGATGATCGCCTCGGGCGACCACTCGATCAGCATGCGATAGCGTTCTTCGCTTTCTTCCAAGGCGCGCCGCGCATGGTGGATATCGGTCAGATCCGTAACGACGACGAGGCGGTTGAGCAAATCCGGGGGGTCGGCCATCGAGACGAACTGGCATCGCACAAATCGCTTTTCCCCGTCTTTACGTTCCACCCAAAGCAGCAATTGCGCGGGCAGTTCGCCTTTTTCGCGCACCTGCCGAACGAATTGTATGAGCCGTTCGTGCTCTTCGGGCACCATCGCCGCCAGAACGCCGAACCCGCGCAACTCTTCGTGCGTGCGGCCGGAAATCTGCTGCACTTCGCGGTTGGTGTATACGACTTCGCCGTTCGACACGAGGATAATTCCCACCGGGGCGTTTTCGGCGATGCTGCGGAAACGTCTTTCGCTCAACGCCATGGCGCGCTCGGCCTCGCGTCGCTCGGTTTCGTCGTGCGAGAACACCCCGACTTTGACCACGCCGCCTTTCTCGTCCCGCACTGGATATACGGAGTGCGAGTAGAAATGGCCGTTGACCTCGTCTTGGTAATAAACCGGTCGCCCTGTTTCGAGCACTTCGGCAAAATGCTTGCGGCGCGATTTGACAACCGGAGCGGGTGTCAAGTCGAACAGGTTTCGGCCGAAGTATGTGTTGGCGTCGCCCCCTTGTTGTTGCAGGAATTGCCGATTGACCGCCTCAATCGCCCCGCCGCGATCGACCAGCAGCGCGATATCGTGGGTGGCGTTTAGTAGCGTGCGCAGGGCCGATTCGCTTTCTCGCAAGGCGGAGACGGCGCGACGGCGTTCGGTGACGTCGATCGTGTGCACCAGCGTGTACGGGTCGCCGCCGGCCTCGCTGTACTCGGTTGCGCTGAATTCCAGCGTGCGAATCTCGCCGTCCCGGCACAACACGTCCGCAGCATGCCGCTCGGTCGGGTCGATACCTTCGTGTCGCAGCCCAAAGAGTTCCAACAACTCCTCGCGGGCAGCCGGTGCAATAAACTCGGTCAGATGGCGGCCGATCATTTCCCGAACCTCGTATCCGAGCACCTCCGCCATGCGGCCGTTCGCGTATATCAAATCTCCTCGGTCATCGAGCACGGCGATCCCTGCGACTGGGCTTTCGACGACCTGCCGAAAACGCTCTTCACTCGCGCGCAGTTCGGACTCTTTCTCTTTTCGATCCGTGATATCTCGCGTAATACCCACGGCGCCGACCACATTGCCCTCATTATCGAAGAGCGGGTTGGCGGTCAGTTCCACTTGGATGACGCGGCCGTCTTTGCACTGATGGAGGACTTCGGCCCGCCATCCCTTTCGCCGCCTTCGTGATTCTCCGGTCCCCGGAATGACCGCATCGGCGTGCCGCCGCATTTCACCGATCGCTTCCTCGGACATGAACAGCCCGAGCCCACCGGCGACGATCTCCGCCTCCGTGTATCCGAGCATCCTTCTTGCCGAAGGGCTGCAAAACGTGAGGTTTAAGTCGGTATCGACCTGCCAGATGATGTCGGGGACTTTGTCGGCAACCAAGCGGCACCGCGATTCACTTTCCCGCAGCGCTTGCTCGATTTTTTTTCTTGTCGTGATGTCGCGCGCTATGACGATATGGCCGCGCCCTTCGAAGCCGACCGGCGACAGCCGTTTCACGGACCATTCCACGGCAATACGGGCGCCGTTTCCGTTCGGGAGATAATACTCGCCGGTCCACTTCCCCGTGCGCTCCACGCGCCGCAGTATTTTTTGCCACTCGTCGACGCCGGCCAGCGGAACGACTTCGGGCATGCCGAGGCCGATCATGTCCGCCGCCTTCCGTTCCAACATTCCTTCGGCGGCTTCGTTGCAAAAAACCACACCGGTTTCGTCCATCGAAACGAGTACGGCGTCGTCGATGAAATTGAAACCCTGCAAAAACGAAGCTAGTTTCCTGGCGTCCGACATTACCGGTCTCTCCCCACGGACCAGTCCAAAAAACAATTATTAGGAGGCTACCAAATTCAGGTTTTTACGATGCGGGATTTTCCGGAGGTTGGCAAGCCGCCAGCTACTCGGCGGGCTGTGGTTCGCTTTCCGGCGGGCGCGTCTTGCGGTCCAACGTGACGTGGAAGGTGCTGCCGATATTCTCCTGACTCTCGACACGCACCTGTCCGCCGTAGAGCGCCGCGATTTTTTTAAGGATGGAAAGGCCCAAGCCGGTGCCCATGATATTGCGGGTTTTGGGGTTCTTGATTCGGACGAATTCGCCGAACAGCTTGGCCACTTCGTCCTCGCTCATGCCGATGCCCGTATCTTGAACGGCGATCACGATACGCTTGCCACTGCCATCGACCCGCACGTCGACCCGCCCGCCGTCGCGATTGTATTTGACGGCATTGGTCAGCAGGTTGTTGAAGATAATCTCCATTTCGCCCGGATCGGCCACGACCGACAGATCGCCGGACGCCTGCAGCTCGACGGCAATATCCCGCTGCTGCGCTTCGGGCGTCACGGTTTCGATGGCTTGCTCGGCAATCTCAGCCAGGTCCACGTCCACCAACTCGCGTTTCTTTTGCCCCGATTCCAAACGCGTCAGATCCAGTAGATCGTTGATCAGCTTGCGCATCCCGCCCAAACGCACGATCGAGCGCTCGACGGCCGTCTCGTAGGCACTGATATCGTTACCCGCCGGGCGGTCCCGCAACAGGTAGAGGTATCCCTCAATGGCGCCGAGGGGCGCTTTGAGTTCGTGCGCCACGACACTGGTCAACTCGAAACGCACGCGGCGTTTTTCCTCAGCCAGCTTGCGCGCCTGGCGACGCAGCAGAAGGTGCTTAGCCGCCTTGTGAACGACGGATTTCAATTCCCCGGGCGTAAAGGGCTTGGCTAAAAAGTCGTAGGCGCCGCGTTTGGTGGCGGTCACCGCGGTTTCCAACGACGCGTACGCGGTAATCATGACGGTCAAGCAGTCGATCTCGGTTTTGCCGATTCTCTCCAACACATCCAAACCCGAAATGCCGGGCAGCTTGTAATCAAGCAACAAGATGTCCACGGCCTGCGACTGCAACTTCTCGACGGCCTCTTCACCGCTGGCCGCCGTATCGATATTGACCGTCGCCACCCCCTGAAACTCGGGCATGTGTACGGTAAAGCCTTCCAACGCACGGCAGACCGCCATGCGCATGCCGAGTTCGTCGTCCACAACCAGGAGGTGAAGTGATTCCATGCCTACCCGTTCGTCAAGAGTCGGTCGATTTCCCGCTTGAGTTGCTCAAAACGCGCCGGCTTGGTCAGCACGGCGTCAGCTTTCAGCCACGTTTCGCTACCCTCGGCGGTGGTATCGAATTCCATGCCGGTTTCGCTTGTTACGGCCGTCACCATAATCACGGGCACGTGCGGAGTGCGCTTTTTGATGCGGTGGCACAACACGAATCCGCCGTCCATATTCTCCATCATCAAGTCCACGATGGCGATGTCGGGCGTTTGTTCGGCAAGAATTTTGCTTGCTTCAGCTTCGCTCTCGGCTTCAATGACCGTAAATCCGGCCGCCTCAAGCTGGATCCTCATCTGGGTCAAATAATCCACATCGTCGTCAACAATCAATACGGTTTTGCGATCCATTATCCACCTGCCTTCTGCAACGGCGATTTTTCTCGCCGGGTTCGGTTCTCATTTCACACCGCAGCCCGAAGGCTTTACGCGGCGGTAGGCTGTCGCGGCAAAGTAACCGTGATCGTCGTGCCGGTCGGGCCGGCTTCGCGGTCGTTGTTGGACTCAACCCTAATGTCACCACGATGCATCTTGACAATTCCGTAGGTGACGGCAAGTCCTAAACCGGTTCCCTTGCCCATCTTTTTGGTCGTATAAAAAGGCTCAAAGATTTTGTGCAAACTGCCTTTGGGAATGCCCATTCCTGTGTCGCTCACCGAAATCAGCACCCGTGAATCGTCGCCCCAAGTGCGCACGACCAACGAGCCGCCGTTGGCGTCCATCGCGGCGAACGCATTGCTGACCAAATTGGTAACAACCTGGCTGATTTGATCCTTGTCGAGTTCCACTTCCGGGTCGCTCAGGTCCTTCCTAAGTTCAATCCTCACGTTCTCCGGCGGACGCAAGGTTTTCAAGCTTGCCTCGATCAGCGCGTTCAAATCTGTCGGCAACAACACGACGCGGTTTTGCCGCGCGAAATCGAGCAGGTTCGCCACGATTTTCTTGCACCGGTCGGCTTGCTCCACGATTAAACTCAGATCCGAATACAGC
It encodes:
- a CDS encoding DUF2505 family protein, with product MQISGTFTIDAPVEAVMAAIRNPEMIEESEKSRDALNVEIRDLIQTDAEHDFEIHVDAYAIGLTGVDKSTVEHNLTIVQWNLATRVGTWVWKGGGKHAKRVTISGAYRLTEKGGKTDMDLTVDIEIPIPVVGKRIAGKVASEFEKQWLPYAARVERWAKKA
- a CDS encoding sigma-54 dependent transcriptional regulator; protein product: MPHTAYPSLPILIVDDEIAAINGFTFTLETAGLTRTVGCQNSAEVMGLLAEQEYSVVLLDLSMPGKSGEKLLHEIVAQYADLPVIVVTGVDDVDTAVKCIKAGAFDYMVKPVEEGRLVTGVKRAIELRELRREYLSFRKRVLAGDLENPEAFAGIICRNAQMQSIFQYVETIAQSSMPVLITGETGVGKELIARALHRCSKATGEMITVNVSGLDDNMFSDTLFGHLRGSYTGADRARDGLVQAAAKGTLFLDEIGELRPESQVKLLRLLQEREFFPLGADVPRQSNARIIVATNRDLEKMKAEGAFRSDLFYRLQTHHVHIPPLIDRLDDLPLLVDHFLQKAADELNKPKPTPPRELNSLLATYHFPGNVRELESMILDAVSRHKSRMLSMKQISEYIDKRRSAQGEMPPPEVAQGQSPFALFEQLPTLKKAQQLLIDEAMRRAGQNQTLAAKLLGISQPGLSKAIKRQLD
- a CDS encoding PAS domain S-box protein; protein product: MSDARKLASFLQGFNFIDDAVLVSMDETGVVFCNEAAEGMLERKAADMIGLGMPEVVPLAGVDEWQKILRRVERTGKWTGEYYLPNGNGARIAVEWSVKRLSPVGFEGRGHIVIARDITTRKKIEQALRESESRCRLVADKVPDIIWQVDTDLNLTFCSPSARRMLGYTEAEIVAGGLGLFMSEEAIGEMRRHADAVIPGTGESRRRRKGWRAEVLHQCKDGRVIQVELTANPLFDNEGNVVGAVGITRDITDRKEKESELRASEERFRQVVESPVAGIAVLDDRGDLIYANGRMAEVLGYEVREMIGRHLTEFIAPAAREELLELFGLRHEGIDPTERHAADVLCRDGEIRTLEFSATEYSEAGGDPYTLVHTIDVTERRRAVSALRESESALRTLLNATHDIALLVDRGGAIEAVNRQFLQQQGGDANTYFGRNLFDLTPAPVVKSRRKHFAEVLETGRPVYYQDEVNGHFYSHSVYPVRDEKGGVVKVGVFSHDETERREAERAMALSERRFRSIAENAPVGIILVSNGEVVYTNREVQQISGRTHEELRGFGVLAAMVPEEHERLIQFVRQVREKGELPAQLLLWVERKDGEKRFVRCQFVSMADPPDLLNRLVVVTDLTDIHHARRALEESEERYRMLIEWSPEAIIVHRNGEFLFVNPAAAKLYGAEKPRDLLGHNVMDVVHPEDREIIAQRWSVIFNERRKVLPTETRGVRLDGSVIDVEAVVVPIDYEGEPAALALIRDISERKWAGNEIRRSQERLQAIFNNAATAICVIDHEQRFVQVNNKWLEVMQYSRDDVLRLLIEDVLPAEDRELGRERAQQLLDGVLADMRLELRFVRRDGCAIWADLSINTLRNERGEVEALIGVAVDITERKRAEQALQLSEERYRIISEMTSDYAYSLRISDDGEPVFEWVTEAFYRTTGYAPEDISFTASWQRIVHPDDAHLAVAHAERLMSGNADTTELRIKTKTGEVRWLRLTGRPIIEQKEGRAVRMYGAAEDITTRRRFEQALRDSEAEKALILSSVSEEIVHLDGDLRVVWANQAALDRNGMPADEMVGRQCSEIWLERRHVCDCCPTRLALSTGRPQRADVYSMGDSRVWRIESNPVLDETGAVVGVVEVGDEITQQHRAEEAARMHEQQMIQADKMITLGHLVSGVAHEINNPNQFIVANVGPLRTICHDVLPLLDRYCEEHGDFLLAGRNYSVRREQMAIMFVNIIEGSKRIKAIVDELRDYAGGRPSQVKQPVEVNEVVRSAIELLQNMIKNATHEFRVEYGDDLPSVQGSFQRLEQVVINLLQNACQAVADDETPIVLSTHENPKGDITIEVKDGGVGIAEEDLVHIIDPFFTTKRSAGGTGLGLSISAKIVADHNGRLEFESKPMRGTVATVTLPPMKPAHRKGEA
- a CDS encoding ATP-binding protein, with the translated sequence MESLHLLVVDDELGMRMAVCRALEGFTVHMPEFQGVATVNIDTAASGEEAVEKLQSQAVDILLLDYKLPGISGLDVLERIGKTEIDCLTVMITAYASLETAVTATKRGAYDFLAKPFTPGELKSVVHKAAKHLLLRRQARKLAEEKRRVRFELTSVVAHELKAPLGAIEGYLYLLRDRPAGNDISAYETAVERSIVRLGGMRKLINDLLDLTRLESGQKKRELVDVDLAEIAEQAIETVTPEAQQRDIAVELQASGDLSVVADPGEMEIIFNNLLTNAVKYNRDGGRVDVRVDGSGKRIVIAVQDTGIGMSEDEVAKLFGEFVRIKNPKTRNIMGTGLGLSILKKIAALYGGQVRVESQENIGSTFHVTLDRKTRPPESEPQPAE
- a CDS encoding response regulator codes for the protein MDRKTVLIVDDDVDYLTQMRIQLEAAGFTVIEAESEAEASKILAEQTPDIAIVDLMMENMDGGFVLCHRIKKRTPHVPVIMVTAVTSETGMEFDTTAEGSETWLKADAVLTKPARFEQLKREIDRLLTNG